A DNA window from Zingiber officinale cultivar Zhangliang chromosome 3A, Zo_v1.1, whole genome shotgun sequence contains the following coding sequences:
- the LOC122052725 gene encoding uncharacterized protein LOC122052725: protein MVPDLFQDESSVLSSHFTFSNPKPRRGGDGGDGRDGSDYMAWAERIKANRGGYFDRSHGRSVGAWTRRSTATPLMSSSSPRYVRHGWLSADQAEDDDGYGTSSPTLWKNSGNSPTWHGRRAGPTARAQEIARYRQEMLELVRGLPESEYELSLRDMVEDRGLLVEGKESKDEGEEKSKMQGKQSTAATGGLLLGMRFPFSVGDRRKRLNKSGLGGIGSSSTSSNSSTGSSTSSSTTAAAAITAYSRSRNKQRTGNCYCFFQRNAAGDMD, encoded by the exons ATGGTCCCTGATCTGTTCCAGGACGAATCCTCCGTCCTCAGCAGCCATTTCACCTTCTCTAATCCGAAACCGCGCAGAGGCGGCGATGGGGGAGACGGTAGGGACGGAAGCGATTACATGGCGTGGGCTGAAAGAATCAAAGCCAATCGCGGCGGGTACTTCGACCGATCCCACGGCCGCAGCGTCGGCGCGTGGACCCGGAGAAGTACCGCGACGCCGTTGATGAGCAGCAGCTCCCCGCGATACGTCAGGCACGGGTGGTTGTCGGCGGATCAGGCCGAGGACGACGATGGCTACGGGACTTCCTCGCCGACGCTGTGGAAGAACTCCGGTAATTCTCCCACGTGGCACGGCAGGCGCGCGGGCCCCACGGCGAGAGCTCAGGAGATCGCTCGGTACCGGCAGGAGATGCTGGAGCTGGTGAGGGGGCTGCCGGAGTCGGAGTACGAGCTGTCGTTGAGGGACATGGTGGAGGATCGAGGACTGCTGGTGGAAGGAAAAGAGAGTAAAGATGAAGGGGAGGAGAAGAGCAAGATGCAGGGGAAACAGAGCACGGCGGCGACTGGGGGTCTCCTTCTCGGGATGCGCTTCCCCTTTTCTGTCGGAGATCGGAGGAAGCGGCTGAACAAGAGCGGTTTGGGCGGAATCGGAAGCAGCAGCACCAGCAGCAACAGCTCCACCGGCAGCAGCACCAGCAGCTCcaccaccgccgccgccgccatcaCCGCCTACAGCAGAAGCAGAAACAAACA GAGAACGGGCAACTGCTACTGTTTCTTCCAGAGGAACGCAGCTGGAGACATGGATTGA